The following are encoded together in the Lactuca sativa cultivar Salinas chromosome 1, Lsat_Salinas_v11, whole genome shotgun sequence genome:
- the LOC111879310 gene encoding probable leucine-rich repeat receptor-like protein kinase At1g35710 yields the protein MTKKIMASSNFLLFSPTLVIITLFLLQNFVYASLEEAHALLKWKASLQIPNNSSVSSWLPLPMNPSASVPCTSWVGVVCNADGNIQKLNLSSSGLNGTLHQFSFSLLHNLTHFDLSVNNFVGPIPTEIRILSKLVYLDLKKNKFSGVIPPEIGNMVSLELLSLSSNNLSGSIPSSFGSLTSLNVLTLHQNQLFGSIPIELGNLKSLTKLAMSENQLSGSIPSSLANLSNLRFLYLYDNKLSGLIPTEFGNLKSLIILSANTNFLNGSIPSSLANLSNLQYLYLDENKLSGLIPIELGNLKSLIELEVSNNQLTGSIPSSLANLSNLQYMRLYKNKLSGLIPIELGNLKSLSILELSHNQLSGSIPSSLANLSNLQYLHLYENKLAGIIPIELGNLKNLMHLVVNNNQLSGSIPSSLGNLSNLQLLYLYENRLSGPIPVELGNLKSLSDLEVSENQLSGFIPSSLGNLTNLQWLYLKDNNFSGPIPMELENLKSLIDLVVSRNQLSGSIPSSLGDLTSINHLYLQQNQLSGPIPIELMNLKCLIDLKVSHNQLSGSIPQEFGNLTQLQRLDLSLNHLVGEIPKEFGKMKSMLYLYLSDNQLSGTIPLELGFYELLEVLDLSRNRLNGSIPKSIGQWAQIHYLNLSNNKLSEKIPYEIGKLKQLTELDLSHNSLMEQIPSEVQSLQNLEKLDLSYNRLSGSIPNAFANLPRGIDINLAYNELSGLVPRYAVFVNASIQLLQGNPGLCGDVTGLKLCASQIIMKKNHPFHHRVILVVMLPLLGAALLGFFMCRLIAYQQQKKKVPQKGLDEESGDYFFIKSLGGRVVYDDILMGTNNFNEAYCIGTGGYSIVYKVELKPNNVVAVKKLHSSPENVDRNGFLNEVRALTNIRHRNIVKLYGYCFHAHHSFLIYEYLEKGSLGSILRSDVLVKELDWLKRVNIVKAVANGLAYMHHNCSPPIIHRDISIANILLDSDYEAHISDFGTSKLLKLDSSNWTAIAGTYGYIAPELPYTMIATEKCDVYSFGVVALEVIMGKHPGELITSLPTLSVDYLVPGIIGDSRIPPPSSQVEKQLKSVLSLSRACLKSNPHERPTMHRVSNMLMKDQL from the exons atgacaaagaaaataatGGCATCTTCAAATTTCTTACTTTTCTCTCCAACTCTAGTAATCATTACGCTCTTCCTCTTACAAAATTTTGTGTATGCTTCTTTGGAGGAAGCTCATGCTCTTCTAAAATGGAAAGCAAGCCTTCAAATCCCAAACAACTCCTCCGTGTCTTCATGGCTTCCACTCCCTATGAATCCCAGTGCTTCGGTTCCATGCACTTCTTGGGTTGGAGTGGTTTGCAATGCTGATGGGAACATTCAAAAGTTGAACCTCAGTTCATCTGGATTAAATGGTACTCTTCACCAATTTTCATTCTCTTTGCTACACAATCTTACACATTTTGATCTCAGTGTAAACAATTTTGTTGGCCCCATCCCAACTGAAATCCGAATTCTGTCCAAACTTGTCTATCTTGATTTAAAAAAGAACAAGTTTTCTGGAGTAATCCCACCTGAGATAGGAAACATGGTCTCACTTGAACTCCTAAGCCTCTCCTCAAACAATCTATCTGGCTCAATTCCTTCATCATTTGGTAGTTTGACATCTTTGAATGTTCTTACATTGCATCAGAATCAACTCTTTGGTTCCATTCCTATTGAACTTGGGAATTTGAAATCTCTCACTAAACTTGCAATGAGCGAAAATCAACTCAGTGGTTCTATTCCATCATCGCTAGCAAACCTAAGCAACCTACGGTTTTTATACCTCTATGACAATAAATTATCTGGTCTCATTCCTACTGAATTTGGGAATTTGAAGTCTCTCATTATTCTTTCGGCAAACACCAATTTTCTTAATGGTTCTATTCCTTCATCACTAGCAAACCTGAGCAACTTACAATATTTGTATCTCGATGAGAATAAATTATCTGGTCTCATTCCTATTGAACTTGGGAATTTGAAGTCTCTCATTGAACTTGAGGTGAGCAACAATCAACTTACTGGTTCTATTCCTTCATCATTAGCAAACCTGAGCAACCTACAGTATATGCGCCTCTATAAGAATAAATTAAGTGGTCTCATTCCTATTGAACTTGGAAATTTGAAGTCTCTCTCTATTCTTGAGTTGAGCCACAATCAACTTAGTGGTTCTATTCCTTCATCACTAGCAAACCTGAGCAACTTACAATATTTGCATCTCTATGAGAATAAATTAGCTGGGATCATTCCTATTGAACTTGGAAATTTGAAGAACCTCATGCATCTTGTGGTTAACAACAACCAACTTAGTGGTTCTATTCCTTCATCACTAGGAAACCTAAGCAACCTACAACTTTTGTACCTCTATGAGAATCGACTATCTGGTCCTATTCCTGTTGAACTTGGGAATTTGAAGTCTCTCTCTGATCTTGAGGTGAGTGAGAATCAACTTAGTGGTTTTATTCCTTCATCCTTAGGAAACCTCACCAACCTACAGTGGTTGTACCTCAAAGATAATAATTTTTCTGGTCCTATTCCTATGGAACTTGAGAATTTGAAGTCTCTCATTGATCTTGTAGTGAGCCGCAATCAACTTAGTGGTTCTATTCCATCTTCATTGGGTGATTTGACATCGATAAATCACCTTTATTTGCAGCAAAATCAGCTCTCTGGTCCTATTCCTATTGAACTTATGAATTTGAAGTGTCTTATTGATCTTAAGGTGAGCCACAATCAACTTAGTGGTTCCATTCCTCAGGAGTTTGGTAATTTAACTCAACTACAAAGGCTTGATCTGTCTTTGAATCATTTGGTTGGTGAGATTCCAAAGGAGTTTGGGAAGATGAAAAGTATGTTGTATTTATACTTGTCTGATAACCAACTTTCAGGTACCATACCTCTGGAGCTTGGGTTCTATGAACTCCTTGAAGTACTTGATCTCTCAAGGAATAGATTGAATGGGTCCATACCAAAAAGTATTGGTCAATGGGCTCAAATCCACTACTTGAATCTTAGTAATAACAAGCTCAGTGAGAAAATTCCATATGAGATAGGTAAATTAAAGCAACTTACAGAACTTGATTTATCTCACAATTCGCTCATGGAACAAATACCATCTGAAGTTCAAAGTCTACAAAATTTGGAGAAACTAGACCTTTCTTACAATAGACTATCTGGTTCAATTCCTAATGCATTCGCAAATTTGCCACGTGGGATTGATATCAACCTGGCGTATAATGAGCTGTCAGGTCTAGTTCCCCGCTATGCTGTCTTTGTAAATGCGTCCATACAACTATTACAAGGCAATCCAGGTTTGTGTGGAGATGTTACAGGGCTGAAACTTTGTGCAAGTCAAATTATAATGAAGAAAAATCATCCATTTCATCATAGGGTCATTCTTGTAGTTATGCTCCCTCTTCTTGGAGCAGCTTTACTTGGTTTCTTCATGTGTCGCCTCATTGCTTATCAACAACAAAAGAAAAAAGTTCCACAGAAAGGATTGGATGAAGAAAGTGGTGATTACTTCTTCATAAAAAGTTTGGGTGGAAGAGTAGTGTATGATGATATCTTGATGGgaacaaataattttaatgaaGCATATTGTATTGGGACCGGAGGATACAGTATTGTGTACAAAGTCGAGCTAAAACCTAACAATGTGGTAGCTGTCAAGAAACTTCACTCCTCACCTGAGAATGTTGATCGCAATGGTTTCCTTAATGAGGTACGAGCATTGACGAACATAAGGCATCGAAACATAGTGAAACTCTATGGATATTGCTTCCATGCCCACCACTCATTTTTGATTTATGAATACCTTGAAAAGGGGAGCCTTGGATCAATCTTAAGAAGCGATGTTTTAGTAaaagaattggattggttgaaaaGGGTCAATATTGTAAAGGCTGTAGCTAATGGTTTGGCTTATATGCATCATAATTGCTCACCTCCTATAATTCATAGAGACATTTCCATAGCCAACATCCTTCTTGATTCTGATTATGAGGCACATATTTCTGATTTTGGCACGTCCAAGCTTTTAAAGCTAGACTCATCAAACTGGACCGCAATTGCAGGCACCTATGGTTATATTGCGCCAG AGCTTCCTTATACGATGATCGCAACTGAGAAATGTGATGTGTATAGCTTTGGAGTTGTTGCACTAGAAGTGATCATGGGAAAGCACCCAGGAGAACTCATAACATCTTTACCAACATTGTCTGTTGATTATCTAGTGCCAGGAATTATAGGAGATAGTcggataccacctccctcatcaCAAGTTGAGAAACAACTTAAGTCGGTACTAAGTCTCTCAAGAGCATGTTTGAAATCCAATCCACATGAAAGACCAACAATGCATAGAGTTTCAAATATGTTAATGAAGGATCAACTTTGA
- the LOC111879295 gene encoding alternative NAD(P)H-ubiquinone oxidoreductase C1, chloroplastic/mitochondrial → MAHLSAAAASLSASAAIPPFNRTIVQLGKLFHGSSLLKFHSNSLFFSSTPRSRQLRLVSSAIEGRNLGSNEVSQEEAMTPYSWPDKKRPRVCILGGGFGGLYTALRLDSLTWPDDKKPQVILVDQSERFVFKPMLYELLTGEVDAWEIAPRFSDLLVNTAVQFLKDRVKILSPCDHLGMNGPTTVSGSGGSVQLESGLVIEYDWLVLSLGAEPKLDVIPGAVEFAFPFSTLNDACKVNEKLTKLERENFGKKNPIRVVVVGLGYSGVELAATISERLEGKGVVQAIGVDSSILPNAPSGNKEAALKVLNTRKVELLLGYFVRRIGKSGDFGSSIENSEVEEKVNDSEKLIVEVQANEKGAKSQLLEADLVLWTVGNKPLLPELEPNGWPFELPVTGRGQAETDETLQVKGHPRIFAVGDSSALRDSKGKVLPATAQVAFQQADFAGWNIWAAINNRPLLPFRFQNLGEMMVLGRNDAAITPSFIEGITLEGPIGHTARKLAYLIRLPTDEHRVKVGISWLAKSAVDSIATVQSNITKVLSGS, encoded by the exons ATGGCACATCTTAGTGCGGCTGCCGCCTCCCTATCTGCTTCAGCAGCCATCCCTCCTTTTAACC GTACAATTGTTCAATTGGGGAAACTGTTCCATGGTTCATCTTTGCTTAAATTCCATTCTAATTCGTTATTTTTCTCGAGTACACCAAGGAGTAGACAATTACGCCTTGTTAGCTCTGCAATTGAGGGGAGAAATTTAGGGAGCAATGAAGTTTCTCAAGAGGAAGCTATGACGCCTTATTCATGGCCTGATAAAAAG AGGCCAAGGGTGTGCATACTAGGTGGAGGATTTGGAGGTCTATATACTGCTTTAAGATTGGATTCACTAACATGGCCAGATGACAAGAAACCTCAG GTGATACTTGTTGATCAATCTGAGCGTTTTGTCTTTAAGCCCATGTTATATGAGCTTCTAACAGGAG AAGTAGATGCATGGGAAATTGCTCCAAGGTTTTCAGATTTGCTTGTGAATACTGCTGTTCAATTTTTAAAAGATAGGGTGAAAATACTGAGTCCATGTGATCATTTGGGAATGAATGGGCCTACTACTGTATCTGGTAGTGGAGGAAGTGTTCAACTTGAAAGTGGTCTTGTTATTGAATATGATTG GTTGGTACTTTCTTTAGGAGCTGAACCTAAACTTGATGTCATACCAGGTGCTGTTGAGTTTGCATTTCCATTTTCGACCCTGAATGATGCTTGT AAAGTAAATGAGAAATTAACAAAACTAGAGCGTGAGAATTTTGGTAAGAAAAATCCGATACGTGTGGTGGTGGTTGGACTTGGTTACTCTGGTGTTGAACTGGCGGCAACAATATCAGAAAGACTAGAGGGTAAAGGAGTTGTGCAAGCAATCGGTGTTGACTCATCAATTTTACCAAATGCTCCTTCTGGAAATAAGGAAGCTGCTTTGAAA GTTCTCAACACGAGGAAAGTAGAACTTCTACTTGGTTATTTTGTCCGGCGTATAGGAAAATCCGGTGATTTCGGAAGCTCTATTGAAAATTCAGAAGTCGAAGAAAAAGTCAATGATTCTGAAAAATTAATCGTTGAGGTGCAGGCTAATGAAAAGGGTGCAAAAAGTCAACTTTTAGAAGCTGATTTGGTTCTATGGACTGTTGGGAATAAACCTTTACTTCCTGAATTGGAACCAAATGGATGGCCTTTTGAGCTTCCTGTTACTGGTAGAGGACAAGCAGAAACAGACGAAACACTTCAAGTGAAAGGGCATCCGCGTATTTTTGCTGTTGGTGATTCTTCTGCTTTGAGAGACTCAAAGGGAAAAGTGCTTCCAGCTACTGCACAG GTTGCATTTCAGCAGGCTGATTTTGCTGGTTGGAACATTTGGGCTGCTATCAACAACCGTCCTCTTTTGCCATTTAG ATTTCAGAATTTGGGTGAGATGATGGTCTTAGGGAGAAACGATGCAGCAATTACACCGAGTTTCATCGAGGGTATAACATTGGAGGGTCCTATTGGTCATActg CTAGGAAACTAGCCTACTTGATCAGGTTACCTACTGATGAACATCGCGTTAAAGTTGGAATCAGTTGGTTGGCAAAATCTGCTGTTGACTCCATTGCAACTGTGCAAAGTAATATCACCAAAGTCCTTTCGGGTTCTTAA